In one Sphingobacterium daejeonense genomic region, the following are encoded:
- a CDS encoding RagB/SusD family nutrient uptake outer membrane protein yields the protein MQKQKEYVLGQAHFLRGMYYYYLALLWGSENTSLPIVLEPSTPGMQPEGHTETEIFAQAIADLTKASELLPEEWDNPNKGRATKGAAFAFRAKCHMQQHKWTDAKNDLEWLVNGAGKKYYDLTANYFDNFSKDKENNQESVFEIQYSDANPAPAGDGDFAVEPNLGLNRGQFFAPPGIGWTDGELRPWLITEFKKEKDVNNENDIRLRYTAFYSDMHLDFPNNTKIYSLTSNPEQWNKDNYRGRVFFRKYSSEYYRNYDDYYNPTNVRLIRYSDILLMYAECVAQSNGSLAEAVALVDRVRARVNMPKMAVNQTAATTNRTTFLKRLQMERLLELATEGHRWADIKRWGLLDNQEGVNELKSRDPDFENFVVKKHRVLPIPSDEVNNNPNVKQNPNY from the coding sequence GTCTTAGGGCAAGCGCATTTCCTGAGAGGGATGTATTATTATTACCTTGCCTTATTGTGGGGTAGTGAAAATACAAGTCTTCCAATTGTTTTAGAGCCCTCGACACCAGGGATGCAGCCCGAGGGGCATACTGAAACTGAGATCTTTGCTCAAGCTATAGCTGATTTGACAAAAGCCTCAGAATTATTACCTGAAGAATGGGACAACCCCAATAAAGGGCGAGCAACCAAGGGTGCTGCATTTGCTTTCCGTGCGAAATGCCATATGCAACAACATAAATGGACGGATGCTAAAAATGATTTAGAATGGTTGGTAAACGGCGCTGGAAAGAAATATTATGACCTCACGGCAAATTATTTTGATAATTTCAGTAAGGATAAAGAAAACAATCAAGAGTCAGTTTTTGAGATTCAATATTCAGACGCTAACCCAGCACCAGCAGGTGACGGAGATTTCGCGGTAGAACCAAACTTAGGACTTAACCGTGGTCAATTCTTTGCTCCTCCAGGAATTGGCTGGACCGATGGAGAATTGAGACCATGGTTGATTACTGAATTCAAGAAAGAAAAAGATGTCAATAATGAAAATGACATTCGACTCCGATATACTGCATTCTATAGCGATATGCACCTAGATTTTCCTAACAACACTAAAATCTATAGTCTGACCAGCAATCCTGAGCAATGGAACAAAGACAATTATAGAGGTCGAGTTTTCTTTAGAAAATATAGTTCAGAATATTATCGTAACTACGATGATTATTATAACCCTACAAATGTACGGTTGATTAGATATTCAGACATTTTATTGATGTATGCAGAATGTGTAGCGCAGTCCAATGGTTCATTAGCAGAAGCTGTAGCGTTGGTAGATCGAGTTCGAGCACGAGTAAATATGCCAAAAATGGCGGTTAACCAAACTGCGGCTACTACTAATCGAACAACGTTTTTAAAACGTTTACAAATGGAAAGGCTCTTAGAGCTTGCTACTGAGGGTCATAGATGGGCGGATATAAAAAGATGGGGTCTATTGGACAACCAAGAAGGTGTCAATGAATTGAAAAGTCGAGACCCTGATTTTGAAAATTTCGTTGTTAAGAAACACAGGGTATTGCCAATTCCATCAGATGAGGTAAACAATAACCCTAATGTAAAACAAAATCCGAATTATTAG
- a CDS encoding glycoside hydrolase family 43 protein, translated as MLVSLNSCAKSEKPEFVFKNPVPLGDPFIMLHDGKYYAYGTNGDKGIEVYTSDDLKEWTKESDLALKSEDSWGGKWFWAPEVYYIKAKNKFFMYYSANEHICVATSDSPNGPFVQDVKEPMLPNEKAIDNSLYIDSDGKPYLFFDRFNDGLNIWVAKLQDDLKTIDTESMKPCIHVSQEWEKVWPRVNEGAFVVKHHDLYYLTYSANSYESQSYGVGFATSKSVEGPWVKYDKNPILQMPEDLVGVGHSAMFIDKEGKMKIVFHAHHSKESIHPRAMYIADVSFTDDAVPVMTISKEIIRPKLK; from the coding sequence ATGCTGGTTTCATTAAACAGCTGTGCGAAGTCCGAAAAACCTGAATTTGTTTTCAAAAATCCCGTTCCGCTTGGTGATCCGTTTATCATGCTTCATGATGGAAAATATTATGCTTATGGAACTAATGGAGACAAAGGAATTGAAGTTTATACTTCTGATGATTTGAAAGAGTGGACAAAAGAATCGGATTTGGCATTAAAATCCGAAGATTCTTGGGGTGGAAAATGGTTTTGGGCGCCGGAAGTATATTATATAAAGGCAAAAAACAAATTCTTTATGTATTACTCTGCCAATGAACATATTTGTGTAGCGACTTCTGATTCTCCAAATGGTCCTTTTGTACAAGATGTGAAGGAGCCAATGTTGCCTAATGAAAAAGCAATTGACAATTCACTTTATATCGATTCAGATGGGAAGCCATATTTATTTTTTGACAGATTTAATGATGGATTGAATATTTGGGTCGCAAAACTACAGGACGATCTAAAAACTATTGATACCGAAAGTATGAAACCTTGTATTCATGTTTCTCAAGAATGGGAAAAGGTGTGGCCAAGGGTTAATGAGGGTGCTTTCGTTGTGAAGCATCATGATTTATATTATTTGACCTATTCAGCTAATAGTTATGAAAGCCAATCCTACGGAGTAGGTTTTGCTACTTCAAAATCTGTAGAAGGACCGTGGGTAAAGTATGATAAAAACCCAATTTTACAAATGCCTGAAGACTTGGTAGGCGTAGGACATAGCGCTATGTTTATTGATAAAGAAGGTAAAATGAAAATTGTCTTTCATGCTCATCATTCAAAAGAAAGCATCCATCCTAGAGCGATGTATATTGCAGATGTTAGTTTTACAGATGATGCGGTACCTGTAATGACGATTTCCAAAGAAATCATTCGACCTAAATTAAAATAA
- a CDS encoding sialidase family protein — protein sequence MVFRLCQFVLWIISVCCAIDFVNAQDLDHSSDVRIAWDYSSMQQLADEGGYPRLIRLRNGNLFAIYENRKGDIHLKKSFDQGINWSNPEVIFSSYPYHVDGSSETVRINAANPEIIELDNGDILFACNYRPRKDDVAPFSIGLKKMDIETGQLSEVKILYEAGKKFIDGCWEPSFLQLPNGEVHIYFANEEPYQKSNEQEISVIKSNDRGENWSTPQTVSFRKGRRDGMPVAVHADQEIYLTVEDNKIDQFKPYIIKSDFPNSWTEPVLSDSKNRWYALEKAVDDSIYMGAPYLIKLSNGQFLLSYQTNRNRNHNWELSTMEVAIGNTEAKSFKNITQPFPVALNKEAKWNSLANWDKNTVVALSSTNFKSEKISPWLIKGYLIPNTLILSSDTADIFIGSNSLLNLKVRAFKVDNSLKITFESTKSDTEKNYQMKEYLLYINGNNTEKIVNPVSKEKVQEKSVSLASLPSNFHLGLAFRYVDNNGNIRIEKLANMTEENPETWIKIEK from the coding sequence ATGGTCTTTAGATTGTGTCAATTTGTATTATGGATAATCAGTGTTTGTTGTGCTATCGATTTCGTTAATGCACAAGACCTCGATCACTCCTCTGATGTAAGGATAGCTTGGGATTATTCTTCTATGCAACAACTTGCCGATGAGGGTGGTTACCCTAGATTGATAAGGCTGCGTAACGGAAATCTGTTTGCCATCTATGAAAATCGTAAAGGAGATATCCATCTTAAAAAAAGTTTTGATCAAGGTATAAATTGGTCTAATCCTGAGGTGATTTTTTCTTCCTATCCTTATCATGTAGATGGTTCGTCTGAAACAGTCCGTATAAATGCAGCTAATCCTGAAATAATTGAACTTGATAATGGTGATATTCTATTTGCATGCAATTATAGACCAAGAAAGGATGATGTTGCTCCATTTTCTATAGGATTGAAAAAAATGGATATTGAAACAGGTCAATTGTCAGAAGTGAAAATATTATACGAGGCAGGAAAAAAGTTTATTGATGGGTGTTGGGAGCCATCATTTTTACAACTACCAAATGGAGAAGTTCATATTTATTTTGCAAACGAAGAACCGTATCAAAAATCTAATGAGCAGGAAATTTCTGTCATAAAATCCAATGATCGAGGAGAAAACTGGTCTACTCCCCAAACAGTTTCTTTTAGGAAAGGGAGAAGGGATGGTATGCCTGTTGCTGTTCATGCAGACCAAGAAATCTATTTAACAGTGGAGGACAATAAAATTGACCAATTCAAACCTTACATAATTAAAAGTGACTTTCCTAATAGTTGGACTGAACCTGTTCTTTCTGACTCTAAAAATCGGTGGTATGCATTGGAAAAAGCAGTTGATGATTCAATTTATATGGGTGCTCCATATCTTATTAAATTGTCAAATGGTCAGTTTTTACTTTCATATCAAACCAATAGAAATAGAAACCATAATTGGGAACTGTCAACAATGGAAGTGGCAATTGGAAATACTGAAGCAAAATCATTTAAAAATATTACTCAACCTTTTCCTGTTGCTTTAAACAAGGAAGCCAAATGGAATTCTCTTGCTAATTGGGACAAAAATACGGTCGTGGCATTAAGCTCAACCAATTTTAAGTCTGAAAAAATATCACCATGGCTAATAAAAGGGTATTTAATTCCAAATACATTGATTTTGAGTTCAGATACAGCAGATATATTTATTGGGAGCAACTCTTTATTGAACCTGAAGGTAAGGGCTTTTAAGGTCGATAATAGTCTCAAAATTACTTTTGAGAGTACCAAGTCCGATACTGAAAAGAATTATCAGATGAAGGAATACCTCTTATATATTAATGGAAATAATACTGAGAAAATTGTTAATCCAGTCTCCAAAGAGAAAGTTCAGGAGAAAAGTGTTTCATTGGCTTCTTTGCCAAGTAATTTTCATTTGGGTCTAGCCTTTCGTTATGTCGACAATAATGGCAATATAAGAATTGAAAAACTTGCTAACATGACTGAGGAAAATCCTGAAACATGGATAAAAATTGAAAAATAA